GTGGGTCAGCAGTGGCATTGGAGTTATCGATTACCCGGTAAAGACGGTATTTTAGGCCAAAGTGCCGTCGACTTAATGGATGAGAAAAACCCTTTCGGCCTCAATCCCAATGATATCAACGCTCAAGATGACCTTTTGATTTCCAGTAACATAATGCACATCTTGCTGGATCAGCCTGTAAAGGTGTTGATGCGCTCTAAAGACGTGTTACATAACTTCGCGGTGCCGCAATTTAGGGTCAAGATGGATCTGGTGCCAGGCATAGAGACTTATCTCTGGTTTACGCCTACCAGACTCGGTCGTTTCGAGATGTTGTGCGAGGAGTTATGCGGCATGGCTCACTACACCATGCGAGGTCAGATCGTGGTGGATACGGCCCAAGATTACCAAATTTGGCTGGATAAGCAGTTAACCTTCAAAGAGACGCTGGATGCCCCAGCTGGGGATCTGCATCTAGGTAAAAATTTATATGTCAGCTGTGCCGCCTGCCATGGCAATAATGGTCAAGGCAATGAAACGCTCAATGCACCTATGCTAGCGGGTCAACCTGCCTGGTATTTAACGCGCCAGCTTAACTATTATAAGAGTCAGGTTCGTGGCAGCCACCAGCAAGATATTTACGGACAGCAGATGGCAGCTATGGCCAATACCTTAGTCGATGCTAAAGCGATAAAAGATGTCACTGCTTATATAGCATCTTTGCCGGCTCTGGCTATCTCTCCAGCGGCGGTGAATAACGGCCCTCTGGCAAGATCCATAACT
This portion of the Shewanella violacea DSS12 genome encodes:
- a CDS encoding c-type cytochrome: MAIAVVILLLVLVSVVFHFVSPWWFTPIASNWTAIDDTITLTFWVTGIVFIAVNGFLAYCVFRFRFDKNKRADYEPENKKLEVWLTVFTTIGVAAMLAPGLVVWSEFVTVPDNAETFEVVGQQWHWSYRLPGKDGILGQSAVDLMDEKNPFGLNPNDINAQDDLLISSNIMHILLDQPVKVLMRSKDVLHNFAVPQFRVKMDLVPGIETYLWFTPTRLGRFEMLCEELCGMAHYTMRGQIVVDTAQDYQIWLDKQLTFKETLDAPAGDLHLGKNLYVSCAACHGNNGQGNETLNAPMLAGQPAWYLTRQLNYYKSQVRGSHQQDIYGQQMAAMANTLVDAKAIKDVTAYIASLPALAISPAAVNNGPLARSITSGQRLFTNCAYCHGDKAEGKFALNAPRLAGQHAWYLKRQLQNYRASIRGAHREDLYGTQMIMMSRLLQNEQAIDDVVAYITRLKPIFDAGYHQSVSREVKATESPSITGQSHVTQEVSR